Proteins encoded together in one Procambarus clarkii isolate CNS0578487 chromosome 11, FALCON_Pclarkii_2.0, whole genome shotgun sequence window:
- the LOC123758398 gene encoding uncharacterized protein, which translates to MTKQLLLLTLSLQVAWVAALLRGLPAGTCKPVCSGKFPQDKVADPANCTKYYICLDDETPSAISFPCPAGQEFDATTTFECVTPADGAPPCVASCTIPPCRTTCTNDPDAIPDPKNCNMYYVCTSGNILGPLECPAGKPYFNSTGRACAASSSVCCSDPCVAMCVAGHAQTQDPYDCHKFYYCAAVGPPDDMYHSTCPSGENFNPATYACGTGVPCNTVCGDITVPGESTTTPSPDCLDSMTCTAVGRFPKCPTCDQQYFNCRNIGQPATVETCTGSLLFNPDPSYPYCVQPWNCPHSTL; encoded by the coding sequence TTGCAGGTGGCGTGGGTGGCGGCGCTGCTCCGCGGCCTCCctgccggaacctgtaagccagtGTGTAGCGGCAAGTTCCCTCAGGATAAAGTAGCGGATCCTGCCAACTGCACTAAGTATTACATATGTTTGGATGATGAAACGCCCTCGGCCATTTCATTTCCTTGTCCAGCTGGTCAAGAGTTCGATGCAACAACCACATTCGAGTGTGTTACACCTGCTGATGGTGCCCCACCTTGCGTCGCTAGCTGCACAATACCACCTTGCCGCACAACATGCACCAACGACCCGGACGCGATTCCTGATCCGAAGAATTGCAACATGTACTACGTTTGCACGAGTGGCAACATTCTGGGACCATTAGAATGTCCTGCTGGCAAACCTTACTTTAACAGCACCGGCCGGGCCTGTGCCGCGAGCTCCTCCGTGTGCTGCAGTGACCCGTGTGTTGCCATGTGCGTGGCCGGGCATGCACAGACCCAAGACCCCTACGACTGCCACAAGTTCTACTACTGCGCCGCCGTGGGACCGCCCGACGATATGTATCATTCTACCTGCCCCTCAGGTGAAAATTTTAATCCAGCAACGTATGCGTGTGGAACTGGTGTCCCTTGTAACACAGTGTGTGGCGACATCACGGTCCCCGGGGAAAGTACGACTACTCCATCTCCTGACTGCCTGGATTCAATGACGTGCACAGCAGTGGGACGATTCCCCAAATGCCCGACGTGTGACCAGCAGTACTTCAACTGTCGCAATATCGGTCAGCCAGCCACCGTTGAGACTTGTACAGGATCCTTGCTTTTCAACCCGGACCCCTCATATCCTTACTGTGTCCAGCCGTGGAACTGCCCTCACTCAACGCTATGA